The Marivirga tractuosa DSM 4126 genome contains the following window.
AATTAATGGAACTGTCTCCAAATTCTTTGTAGGTAAATATCATATCTTCCTTGCGGATTACACCTTCAAGATTTTGCAATGTTTCTAAAACTAAATCACGGACCTTATGCAAGTCATCGCCATAAGAAACGCCAACTCCCAAATCAATTCTCCTTTCACCTAATATTGAATAATTGGTGATGGCATTTGATAAGACATCTTTATTTGGCACATAAACCTCTTGGCCTTGATAGGTTCTGATAACAGTCACCCGTAAATTTGTACGGCTCACGATTCCCATCAAATCGCCAACCACCACTACATCATCTATCATAAAAGGCTTTCGAAAAGCCAAGATAATCCCTGAGACGAAATTTGCAGCAATATCCTGAAAGGCAAATCCTAAAGCCAAACCTACAACCCCTACCCCTGCCAATAATGAAGTAACTGCCTTATCCAAATTCAAAATATCCAAAATAATGAACAGCCCTATGCCCATCATGGCGTAATAGATAATAGTAGAGAACAGGCCTTCCAGCGCTTTATTATCCGATGATTTTCTAAATATTTTTATGAATAATTTTCTTACTAGGCGAGACAAAACAATAAAGAGAACCAGTAAAACAATGGAAAGCAACATATTGGGAATCATGTCTACCAAGACTTCTACCCAAGTTTCTATTTTATTCGAAACGATATCTAATGGTTTTTCAAATTCATTGCTAACTGAATCAATTTTATTATCCTGCATTTTAGGTCGGCTATCTTATGTATTATACTCTTAAGTTCTCAATTATTTACATAAAACCAAAATAATTCTTATCATTAGGATATGTGTTATGATGTCAGCTATATCACGCAGAAGAAAAAAAAATATGCTAAAAGGCATCCTGATAAGGACATGAGTGCTTTGGAGAATTTATTTGATGAAAAAGGTGAGCCTATCAAACCAATATTCCATATTACTGGCTTTGAACATCCTAAATTGCCCGTCATTACCAATGAAAACCCTGATGAATTTAATTTATTTCAATGGGGATTGATCCCTTTTTGGACGAAAGATGAGAAACAGGCAAATGAGATGCATAATAAAACCATTAATGCCCGAGGGGAAAGCATATTTGAAAAACCAGCCTTTAGAAAAGCAGCAACAGACAGAAGATGCATTGTAATGGTTGATGGATTTTTTGAACATCATCATAAACAAAAGCAATTGGTTCCTTATTATATTAGCTTGAAGGATAATAGCCCTATTAGCTTAGCGGGAATTTGGGAAGAATGGGAAAATCCGGAAACAGGTAAAAGGCTATCGACAGTGAGCGTAGTCACCACAAAAGCCAATCCTTTAATGGCTGAAATTCACAATAACCCGAAATTGAAAGAAGCCAGAATGCCATTGATTTTACCAGAAGAGTTGGAATCAGAATGGCTCATGAGCATTCAAGAAAAAAGTAGTGAGGGACAAGTAAAAGCCCTTATACAGCCCTATGATGAAGATTTGATGCAAGCATGGCCAGTTAAACCTATTAGAGGTAAGAAGAATAAGTTACAATCTGCTGATATCATTGAAAAGCATGAGGTTGGAGAGCAATTAGGGTTGTTTTAAACACAGGGCTTCACCCTTTGTTATGGTAGGACGTCCTTACAGGACTAAAAGGAAAGAAAGATAAGTAGTTTGCTTTATTCAAAAGACAAGACATTTAGAAAAGTGAATATTTCGAAAAGTTTAACTTAACGACATTACGCATGCGCCAAAAAGGGGGTGAAATAGTCCTGCTATTACATTTGAAATTCAGAATTAAAAACTGCAAAAACATATCGACTTTAACCAACAAACATTTACAAGCCATTAAGTTTATCAGCCAATTAATTAATACCTTTGCAGCTTAATTTTATACTATATGATTTCAGCAGATGCAGTAGGCGTTGAATTTAGTGGCTCTACCCTATTTAATAACATTACTTTCAATATAAATGAGAATGACCGGATTGCCCTTATGGGTAAAAACGGTGCAGGTAAATCAACTTTACTTAAAATAATTGCGGGGGAAAATAAACCTACCTATGGTAAAATTTCTGCTCCCGGAGATGCCGTTATAGCCTACTTACCGCAACATCTTTTAACAGAAGACGACTCTACAGTTTTTGAAGAAGCTTCCAAAGCATTTGCTGCCATTTTGGAAATGAAAAATCAAATGGAGTGGTGCAATCAGCAGTTAGAAACACGCACCGACTATGAATCTGATGAGTACAGTAAGATCATTGAGCAAGTTTCAGAACTTAGCGAAAAATACTATAGCATTGATGATATTAATGTGGATGCTGAGGTTGAGAAAACTTTGCTTGGTTTAGGATTTCTACGATCTGATTTTGATCGCTCTACTGCTGAATTTAGTGGTGGATGGCGAATGCGCATAGAATTGGCGAAAATTCTATTGAAAAAACCTGATTTAATCCTACTAGATGAGCCAACCAATCATTTGGATATTGAGTCAGTGCAGTGGTTGGAAGATTTTTTAATAAACCATGCCAAAGCAGTGATGGTCATTAGTCACGATAAAACTTTTGTGGATAATTTAACCAATCGAACTATTGAAATAACCCAGGGCAAAATTTACGATTATAAAACCAACTACTCACACTATTTGGAACTCCGAAAAGAGAGACGTGAACAACAGCAAAAGCAATTTGATGACCAAGCAAAACAGATAGCTGAAATTCAGCAGTTTATAGATCGGTTCAAAGGCACTTATTCCAAAACGCTTCAGGTTCAATCACGTGTGAAAATGTTTGAAAAAATGGAGATTGTAGAAGTCGATGAAGTAGATACCGCTGCACTGAACATAAAGTTCCCTCCTGCCCCGCGTTCTGGCAATTATCCGGTCATTGCCGATGGTTTAAGTAAATCCTATGGCGATCACGTTGTATTCCAAGATGTATCCCTGACTATTGCTCGAGGCGAAAAAATTGCTTTCGTGGGTAAAAATGGTGAAGGTAAATCAACCTTAGTGAAAGCCATTATGGGTGAAATTGATTATGAAGGTGAATTACAAGTTGGCCATAATAGCATGATTGGCTACTTTGCGCAAAACCAGGCGGCTTTATTAGATGGCGAGCTAAGTGTTTTCCAAACCGTTGATAATATTGCAAAGGGAGATGTAAGAACTAAAATTAAAGATATGTTAGGTGCTTTTATGTTTAGTGGTGATGCACTAGATAAAAAAGTAAAAGTACTTTCCGGTGGAGAGCGCACCCGATTGGCGATGATCAAATTACTGCTTCAGCCTGTTAACTTGCTCATTCTGGATGAACCCACCAACCATCTGGACATCAAAACAAAAGAGATCTTAAAGGATGCTTTAAAAGCTTTTGAGGGCACTATGATATTAGTTTCTCACGATAGGGATTTCCTCGATGGTTTAGCTAATAAAGTATTTGAATTTGGCAACAAGCGTGTAAAAGAACATTTCGAAGATATTGGCGGATTCCTTCGTAATAAGAAAATGGAAAACTTGAAGGAGATCGAGCGGAAGATTTGAGTGCTTTCAACTCCTAAAATTATTGAAAGGACATAGACTAAAGGTATCTATATGAAAAATCTTTAGTCTGGAGGAAAAATTCTCAACACATTTAATTTTTTATTTAAATAAATCGTTAGTTTTGGTCGATATTTCAACTATTATTTTAAAATGAAAAGAATACACTATTTTCTTGTAGCTATCTTAATAATTCTATGTACCAACCTACAAAATTCTTATAGTCAAGTATTTAACGATGGGTATATAGTTAATCATGATCAAGACACTATTGTGGGATACGTGAATCCTGAACTCCCAAAAGACAGGATTACAAAAGAAGCTGAATTCATAGCTCTTGACGGCAAAGAGAAAATTGTTTATTCTTATGAAGATATAAAAGCCTATGGAGAATTTAACGGCTTTGCCTACATTTCAATTTCTGATACAGCAAAAACACATTTCCCAGGCTTTTACAGATTGATCTATCAAGGCCGAATTTCGCTACTTAAACTTAATGATAAAATATTCCTGCAAAAAGAAAATGGCAGACTTACCCATATTGAAGAAATACGAAAGTCTAATAAGCATATTGGTATACTAACTACTCTGCTGGACGATTGTGAATCTTTAAGGCTTGATAATTATCATGTAAAGGTTCATGAGAAGAGCTTATTGAAAATTCTTAATGACTATGATAATTGTTTTGGAAGCAACTCCAAAACTTTTAAAAACAACACTGATTTTAAGGTGAATTGGGGAATAATGGGAATGTTAAATCATAATTCATTATCAATTAAACATTTAGATGATGGTGTAGAAGATATTTTACATGGTAAACATAAAATTAACCATACTATTTCGCCTTTAGTTTTTATAGAGTTAGCTGATAAAAACATTTCCAGAAATTTTCTCTGGAGAATAGAGTTAGAATTTACTAGAGATCAAATTTTTTCTGGGAACCTAATATCTAGTAAATTTAATGAAACAACGGAGGCTCCGAAATTTAACTCCATAATAGAAGAATTTCATTACAGCCTAACTACCATAAAGACTGCAATTGGCATGAATTACTATAAACCTATCAATTTGGATTATTCCCTATTTATGGGTGCTTCTTTAATAAATAATTTACATTTAACTTCAGATGCTAGTCGGTATAGGTTTTCTCACAGGGAACTTAAAATGGTAGCAGATACAACGATCAATTTGACAAAATTCGCCCCTGGTGGTAATTTAAGTTTTGGTCTTCAAAAAAAGATGGGCAATCTATATGGGCTTTTCGGTTATAGAATTGAGTATTCTGCTAGCCCATGGTTTGAAAAAGAAGGGTTTCATGAAATAATTAACTCCAAACTAATCAGAAATCAAGTATTTTTCGGAATTAAATTTTAATATAAAGTAAAATTTGAAATGATAGATCAAATTAAAAAATTCAGCACCTTTTCGATATTATTATTTTTGATGTTTGGCTGTAGCATTACGGATTATGATTATGATTTTCCGACTATTGAAGAATCTTCAATAGAAAGTATATCAGAGGAGGGCGTAGTTTTATCTGCAAAAATCTCAAAAAATAAGTCCGCCTATGAAATTACTGAATATGGATTTATTTGGTGGCAGAATTCTGTAAGAAAAGTGACGAAAACATTTGAGGAGCCTCTAGAAGCAGATGAATTTAGTTTTACAATATCATCAGGATTGGCAGCCAACGAATCCTATTTTTATACTCCTTACATAAAATTTGGTAATATAAAAGCAGAAGGGGAAATAACAGAATTTATTAGCAAGGGAAGCCAAGCTGTAGTTTTTGATGATTTTTATCCTAAAGTAATTTCTTGGACAGATACTCTTTATATTGAAGGAAAGAACTTTAGTTTTCACCCTTATGATTTAAATGTCTATGTGGATCAAAGGCTAATTCAAATTGTAGAAGTGACCGATACTAAAATAAAGGCATTTCTACCACTCAATTTGACTAAAAGAATAAATAATGTATCCATAAGAGCTACTGGAATAGAAGTAAAATCAGATGATCAACTTACATTGTTAATGCCTGAGATTATAGACTTTACACCTAAACGAGCCAAAGAAGGTGATAAAATACAAATAACTGTCAAAAACCTTCTTCCACTTCCTTATACCTTCAATAAATTTTATTGGGGTGATCAGGAGTTTTTCGTTCATGAAGAAAGGGGTAATTTAATCACAGTGGAAATGCTATCTGGGTCAAATGTAACAGGGAGCAAAAAAATTAGAGCGGAAATAGCCAACACTGAGTTTTTTGCAGAATCAGATGAGGACTTAATTTTTGTGGATAATTAAGGTACAAAAGCTCGACTTTGCTGGCATTCAGGCTGCTGCCTTGCCAACACACCAAGGGCATTGTGCTTCACACGGTATTTTTTCTTGCTGGGAAGGAAAGATAAATGGCTCACTATCGTAATGCACTACTCTCCGCCTGATCCCGCCCATGCGGGTTCAACTACTGCACTGTCCTAGCTTCTGGACGATCTGTTAGGTACTCTCCTTTGTTACCTTTTATCTTATTGCTCTGCCAACGGGATTTTAACCAACTTCATGACGAATTTTGCTAACAGAAGCAAAGTACCTTTAGAAACTTTTTGTTTTTATAGGAAGGTTTTGGTGGTTATGAAAATTCCGTGTTTCATTGCTGATTGGTCATATGCACCAAGACTGTTGATAATCGGTAACAGAAGATACCAAGAAAACAACTCTGTTCAGCTTGCTATAGATGCAAAAGAGCTATCTCACACCATTTGGAACATGGCGGGAACGGGGGTTTTAATGTAAGGCATGGCTCTCGTAAAACATTTCAAAAGATTTAGACTGGAAATTTAGTAAGACTTTACAGTATCAATTATTTCGCCATTATTATACATTACATCATAGGTTCGATTACCCAAAGAATCAGAGAAACTTACTACTCCTTCCCCAAATGTATCTGCCTCAGCAAAGATAGAACCATTAGAATAATACTGCTTAAAATTAACGGTTTTACCTCCTTTATTTATGTAAATAGTATTAATATTCCCATTAGGGTAATAGTCTTTTGACAACCCCTGTTCTTTGCCGTATACATAATTAGTTAAGGCTTTAAGGTTCCCATTTTCATAATATATTCTTAACTCACCATGCTTTATAGAATCCGTAAGCTCCTCTTCAATAGCCAGATTTCCATCTATGAAGGTTTGTCGAAAATTTAATGAATCATTACTATATGTAAGTTTTTCAATAACATTTCCATCTTTATCATAAACTGACCATTCTCCTTGTCTCTTTCCTTCTACTTTTTGACCAGTGTATCTTAACTCACCTGATTCATAATATTCTTTTACTTCCATGGTTTTTGAACAGGACCATAAAAGCACTAATAACATAATCGACAGATTAACTTTACAACTTTTCATTTAAATTCCAATTACTGATTTAAAAATAAATTCTGTTTCAACTGTATCAATATTTCCATTGCCAAAATCCCTTCTTATTTGAAAATCGTACCCCGCTCTACCATTCAGCTGGAAGAAACTATTTTTTCTTAATGTATCAAGTTCAATCTCATTACCACTTCCCGATGCACTTGACTTATTTCCATTTTGCACATTTTCATTTGAGCTTGCAGAATTACCACTACTACCTTCGGCAAATAATTCTTTTACCTTGCTTAAGGATTCTGCAATATCTACAGACGGATCACTTGAACCACTATGCTTACCAGCTCCACCCCCAGACGAAACCAAAAGTAGGTCAATATTTAATGTTGCTTCGGTCTTTTCTGCGGTGGTTTTTGTAGATTCTGAAGGCATATCAACAGCCGTCACTAGTGGGATTCCACCAGCGACCTCTTCTCCAGCTCCTTCAAAATTTGAATCTGGGCCTACAAAGCTTACGACAGCATCTAACCCTTTATTAAATTCCCGACTCATCATTTGGCCAAATGCCTTAAATCCTTCAACTGCAGTTTCAGGACAAATCGGACAATCACCGTACGGATCATTAAACCGTATAGGATTATTGAATGAGTATTGGTATGGCGTAAGACTTTCTTGTGAAAATTTGTCAGCCATAGGATCAATATTCATAAATCTACCTAAAGCTGGATCATATGCCCTAAATTTTGTCAAATCCCATCCAAGTTCTGGTACTCTCTCTGTTCTAAAAAACTTTCCTTCCGCTCCTTGAAATGTTTTATCACCAGTTCCTTGATTATACTTATGGTTATTAGCCTTTGAATAACTCCTTTGGTAGGAGTTAAAAGTTAGACCAAAGGGATAGTAATCATCCGCTTGCAGCACCGCATTATAATGGTGGTCGACCCTAAAATCGTCCCAGAAGACCTCAACGGATTGCTGGCTTTCGTTGCTCAAGAACACCATCAGATAGCCATCCTCTTCTATTTGTATTTCCTCAAAAGTAAGTTTTTGGTGCGTACCACTGCCAACTCCTGGGTCAGCTGCACTTTCTGACAATCTTTCAAAGCCTGAATTTACATAATTGAAATTTTCATCCAGCATGATATAGTTCAAATAGGCTTTAGGGCTTTCTTCTTCGCTCCCGTCTGCCATGGCAGCTGAAATAAAATCTGAATTCAGGTTATTTTCTATTATTGTCCCTTCACCGGTTAGCGTTCCACCACCCAACATGGTAACCAAAGCATTCACCAATGCTGCCCCGTTAATTTCATCGTTGGTAAACTGGGCATCTAAATATTTACCATATACTTCTGCACTGACTTTATCGCCCTTGCTTACGTAAAGGGTTTTCATCAAACCTACTATATCCGTGCCACCGCCACTTAATCGGTGTGCATAATTGCCGCTCTTTTTCAGTGGATTACTTAAAATGGTAATCTCATCATAATTATCAAAATAAGGATTGCCAGCTGTCTCAAAATCAGTGGCATAATTATCATCTCTCACGGCAAAGGTTGTACGTACATTGCCCAAATGATCTTTCAAGTGGTACTGGTATTCATTTTTATCGACTCCGTCCATGGTTTTGGGCACTACCCTGCCCTCTGCGGTTTGGATAAACTGCAAGGTGTCATTTTCTAAGATGAGTGAGCCGATATAGTCCGTAGCTTTTATCAATGTATTGTTTTCGTAGACTTCTTGGCGGAGTTTTGTACCTGAAGCGTCATAAATATAGACAATTTTGTTTTTATGGACAGGTTTTGAGGATAATTGAAAATTTCTAGTTCCAAGCCAAATGGACACACGCGAAAACGCGTGCGCCAGCGGGGGACTAAAAAAACTATCTTTCAGGTCATTGATACTTTTCTTAGGGATTCTAAAACCAGAGTGGCTTATTCATGATAAAGCCCAACCATTCCTGATTGGGCTTTATTATTTTTACATACTCTTAGCATAATACAGAAGTCGCTCAACTAAGTAGGAGTAAACAGCTGAGTCTATAGGATTGGGTTTGATAAAGATAGACAACCTTGCTTCTCCGTACCTTTTGCCGTGTTTATCCTTCATAACAAAATATGTAATATTTCCCGATGAGGCTTCATACTCTGGTTTGAAAAAATCCGAATCGAATGTGATAAAATCATCTCTATAAATTGTCTTATCAAACATCCTTTTGGCTAATTCACCAGATAAATTCAAAGTTGTATCCTTCAAAATCCTTGTCTCCCCATTGTCCATGCTTCTGATGTAATACTCTCTGTAGGAACCAGTGTTTTCCACAAGAATTATAAAGTCTTTATCAGCTACTGAAAATATGATGTGAGTACTACCTTCAATTTCTTCTTTCAGTTGACTTTTTGCAACATTATCAGCTTTCTGTCGACTTTGCTTATCAGCTTCACTTAGCTGTTGTGAGCAAGCAACGAAAGAAAATGAGTAAAAAAATATGATTAGTATTCCTTTCATAATTCTGTTTCCTTAATTCCCTATCTTCGGTAATGCATTTGGATCAACAACTTTACCACCTGCGTGATTTGAACCATCTCTAGTTTGTATACCCAAAACCCGCCTTATTAAATTATCTGTCCTAATAGCATGAGTATTATTTGTTTTAGCATCAGCACCTCTTGCGGAAGGTATACCATGCCCCATAACTTCATGCCCTGTAGTTACAGCCCTATTTCCTCCTGACTGTTGCACTCCTTCCCCTTCAACTATTATTGAATGTGACCCATTTTCAGTAGGTACATTAAATCCAGCACCTCCAAAGACATTAATAACAGAAGAGTTAATATTCCCTTCTGCGTTTCTTGATGCATCTCCAATTCCACTTTGAGCATTATTCAAATGCTCGACAACCGCATCTCCTCCATCTGATGAAATATCATCCCCCAGCTCTACAAATTCTACCTTATGTACATCCTCTGAGTTGATAGCTCCTGCTACCAAATTTACAAGGGCTAAATCATCTCCTTCTAGACCTTCGATAGCTCCTGATAAAGCATCTGAATCAATTGCATTAAACTTCTTACCATTACCCTTTCTACCTGAACGAGTAATCAGGCTTCTAAAAGCTGCAAATTGCTCTCCTGCAAAAATTGCATTTAAATCCTCATGAGTCTTTTCAGCATCTTTTTTCGTAACACCCTCTATCTGCATCCCGTCAGGATCAATGTACCTGACAGGGTTGTTTAATGCATAGTGGTAAGGACTATGCATGTCATATTTATTAGCCAAAGGATCAACATTAAACCACCTTCCTAAGTCTGGCATGTACATCCTCGCCCCATAATCCAACCACCCAGTTTCTTCCTGCTCTTCCTTGCCGTTGAACTTATAATTATTGGCTTTTGAGTAACTTCTTGTATAGCTGTTAAAAGTCAAGCCAAAGGGGTAGTAATCGTCCGCCTGCAGCACCGCATTATAATGGTGGTCGACCCTAAAATCGTCCCAGAAGACCTCAACGGATTGCTGGCTTTCGTTGCTCAAGAACACCATCAGATATCCATCCTCTTCTATGGCTATTTCCTCAAAAGTAAGTTTTTGGTGCGTACCACTGCCATCTCCTGGGTCTGCTGCACTTTCTGCAAGTCTTTCAAAACCTGAATTCACATAATTGAAATTTTTATCCAGCATGATATAGTTCAAATAGGCTTTAGGGCTTTCTTCTTCGCTCCCGTCTGCCATGGCAGCTGAAATAAAATCTGAATTCAGGTTATTTTCTATTATTGTCCCTTCACCGGTTAGCGTTCCACCACCCAACATGGTAACCAAAGCATTCACCAATGCTGCCCCGTTAATTTCATCGTTGGTAAACTGGGCATCCAAATATTTACCATATACTTCTGCACTGACTTTATCGCCCTTGCTTACGTAAAGGGTTTTCATCAAACCTACTACATCCGTGCCACCGCCACTTAATCGGTGCGCATAATTGCCGCTCTTTTTCAGCGGATTACTTAAAATGGTAATCTCATCATAATTATCGAAATACGGATTACCAGCTGTCTCAAAATCAGTGGCATAATTATCATCTCTCACGGCAAAGGTTGTACGTACATTGCCCAAATGATCTTTCAAGTGGTACTGGTATTCATTTTTATCGACTCCGTCCACGGTTTTGGGCACTACCCTGCCCTCTGCGGTTTGGATAAACTGCAAGGTGTCATTTTCTAAGATGAGTGAGCCGATATAGTCCGTAGCTTTTATCAATGTGTTGTTTTCGTAGACTTCTTGGCGGAGTTTAGTGCCAGAAGCAGAGTAAATATAGGTAATTTTGTTCCCGTTTTCAAAGATAACTTCCTCCGGTAAGTTCAAATTATTGTATTTTATACTATCTATCTCCTTGTTGGCATCTGAAATCATATTTCCGTTGTCGTCATAGGTATAGTCAAGACCAGAAGTATTACCGTCCTTAAATCCAGTTTCCACATCTCCTATATCACTCACAAAATTTAGTTGATTGCCCGATCCTGCATAATCATAGGTCAAATCATCCATTAAAACCCCGTCTGCATCTCGTCTTTTCAACTGCTTGATATTCCCATTTTGATCGTATTCATCGATCCTTAACTGATACTTTTGGCCTGAAGTTTGTGCTGACCCTTCATAAAAGTCAGCCGCTGTTATTCTATTCAAGCCATCATATCCATACCCATAGGCATTTTGCTGCAGCACATTTTCAGCATCAATATCATTTCTTTTTCCTCCCCATTTTACTGCAGCGATATTTCCGTTGTATTGTGCCTCTGCGTTTAAATCAAAATTGTCGGTATAGCCCAGTTCCATCCCGAACAGGTCAGCTTTTTCATTGGCATTGTCCGTACTTAGGTCCGCATGGTTGATGCGGGTAAGCCAGCCCCTGATGTTATAGCGATAGTCCACGCTTTGGGCAAAATTATCCCCGTCCTCGTGCAATTTTCTATTTATTAG
Protein-coding sequences here:
- a CDS encoding IPT/TIG domain-containing protein yields the protein MIDQIKKFSTFSILLFLMFGCSITDYDYDFPTIEESSIESISEEGVVLSAKISKNKSAYEITEYGFIWWQNSVRKVTKTFEEPLEADEFSFTISSGLAANESYFYTPYIKFGNIKAEGEITEFISKGSQAVVFDDFYPKVISWTDTLYIEGKNFSFHPYDLNVYVDQRLIQIVEVTDTKIKAFLPLNLTKRINNVSIRATGIEVKSDDQLTLLMPEIIDFTPKRAKEGDKIQITVKNLLPLPYTFNKFYWGDQEFFVHEERGNLITVEMLSGSNVTGSKKIRAEIANTEFFAESDEDLIFVDN
- a CDS encoding toxin-antitoxin system YwqK family antitoxin, which codes for MEVKEYYESGELRYTGQKVEGKRQGEWSVYDKDGNVIEKLTYSNDSLNFRQTFIDGNLAIEEELTDSIKHGELRIYYENGNLKALTNYVYGKEQGLSKDYYPNGNINTIYINKGGKTVNFKQYYSNGSIFAEADTFGEGVVSFSDSLGNRTYDVMYNNGEIIDTVKSY
- a CDS encoding ABC-F family ATP-binding cassette domain-containing protein; translated protein: MISADAVGVEFSGSTLFNNITFNINENDRIALMGKNGAGKSTLLKIIAGENKPTYGKISAPGDAVIAYLPQHLLTEDDSTVFEEASKAFAAILEMKNQMEWCNQQLETRTDYESDEYSKIIEQVSELSEKYYSIDDINVDAEVEKTLLGLGFLRSDFDRSTAEFSGGWRMRIELAKILLKKPDLILLDEPTNHLDIESVQWLEDFLINHAKAVMVISHDKTFVDNLTNRTIEITQGKIYDYKTNYSHYLELRKERREQQQKQFDDQAKQIAEIQQFIDRFKGTYSKTLQVQSRVKMFEKMEIVEVDEVDTAALNIKFPPAPRSGNYPVIADGLSKSYGDHVVFQDVSLTIARGEKIAFVGKNGEGKSTLVKAIMGEIDYEGELQVGHNSMIGYFAQNQAALLDGELSVFQTVDNIAKGDVRTKIKDMLGAFMFSGDALDKKVKVLSGGERTRLAMIKLLLQPVNLLILDEPTNHLDIKTKEILKDALKAFEGTMILVSHDRDFLDGLANKVFEFGNKRVKEHFEDIGGFLRNKKMENLKEIERKI
- a CDS encoding mechanosensitive ion channel family protein, whose protein sequence is MQDNKIDSVSNEFEKPLDIVSNKIETWVEVLVDMIPNMLLSIVLLVLFIVLSRLVRKLFIKIFRKSSDNKALEGLFSTIIYYAMMGIGLFIILDILNLDKAVTSLLAGVGVVGLALGFAFQDIAANFVSGIILAFRKPFMIDDVVVVGDLMGIVSRTNLRVTVIRTYQGQEVYVPNKDVLSNAITNYSILGERRIDLGVGVSYGDDLHKVRDLVLETLQNLEGVIRKEDMIFTYKEFGDSSINFEIKFWIKFPDNPSFLEMRSKAVMAIKDAFDKENITIPFPIRTLDFGIKGGEKLSEMNLGPNNGLGSK
- a CDS encoding SOS response-associated peptidase; translated protein: MCYDVSYITQKKKKYAKRHPDKDMSALENLFDEKGEPIKPIFHITGFEHPKLPVITNENPDEFNLFQWGLIPFWTKDEKQANEMHNKTINARGESIFEKPAFRKAATDRRCIVMVDGFFEHHHKQKQLVPYYISLKDNSPISLAGIWEEWENPETGKRLSTVSVVTTKANPLMAEIHNNPKLKEARMPLILPEELESEWLMSIQEKSSEGQVKALIQPYDEDLMQAWPVKPIRGKKNKLQSADIIEKHEVGEQLGLF
- a CDS encoding RHS repeat domain-containing protein; this translates as MIKATDYIGSLILENDTLQFIQTAEGRVVPKTMDGVDKNEYQYHLKDHLGNVRTTFAVRDDNYATDFETAGNPYFDNYDEITILSNPLKKSGNYAHRLSGGGTDIVGLMKTLYVSKGDKVSAEVYGKYLDAQFTNDEINGAALVNALVTMLGGGTLTGEGTIIENNLNSDFISAAMADGSEEESPKAYLNYIMLDENFNYVNSGFERLSESAADPGVGSGTHQKLTFEEIQIEEDGYLMVFLSNESQQSVEVFWDDFRVDHHYNAVLQADDYYPFGLTFNSYQRSYSKANNHKYNQGTGDKTFQGAEGKFFRTERVPELGWDLTKFRAYDPALGRFMNIDPMADKFSQESLTPYQYSFNNPIRFNDPYGDCPICPETAVEGFKAFGQMMSREFNKGLDAVVSFVGPDSNFEGAGEEVAGGIPLVTAVDMPSESTKTTAEKTEATLNIDLLLVSSGGGAGKHSGSSDPSVDIAESLSKVKELFAEGSSGNSASSNENVQNGNKSSASGSGNEIELDTLRKNSFFQLNGRAGYDFQIRRDFGNGNIDTVETEFIFKSVIGI